A single genomic interval of Alistipes provencensis harbors:
- a CDS encoding MFS transporter has product METKKQNYVLPIVVMIFLFGMISFVTNLASPMGDILKYQFNVPNWMGTLGVFANFIAYAIMGYPAGNMLQKYGYKKTALVAIAVGFIGVGIQTLSGTAQSFGVYLLGAFIAGFSMCLLNTVVNPMLNKLGGGGNKGNQLIQAGGSFNSLCGTAVIILTGLLIPEGIKNAQISNVFPLMYAALAIFAFAFVVISLTKIPETKKEVGLKSAETSKYGPLSFRHFILGAIAIFVYVGIEVGIPNVLQKWLQNPDLNVLGGGVNAEAVAGSVAATYWFLMLVGRLLGAAIGSKVSAKSMLTVVSGVGLLLTLGAMFLPAVAVNLPVFNGSEGFGLVNVPVNAALLVLIGLCTSIMWGGIFNLAVEGLGKYTEKASGIFMALVCGGGILPLLQNAIVDVTDGGMGYLTSYWVIVVALAYLLYYALVGSKNVNKDIPVTE; this is encoded by the coding sequence ATGGAGACAAAAAAACAAAACTATGTTTTGCCGATCGTCGTGATGATCTTCCTCTTCGGTATGATCTCGTTCGTAACGAATCTGGCATCCCCGATGGGTGACATTCTGAAGTATCAGTTCAATGTCCCGAACTGGATGGGTACGCTGGGCGTATTCGCCAACTTCATCGCCTATGCGATCATGGGTTATCCCGCGGGCAACATGCTTCAGAAGTACGGCTACAAGAAGACCGCGCTGGTCGCCATCGCCGTCGGTTTCATCGGCGTCGGCATCCAGACGCTTTCCGGCACGGCACAGAGTTTCGGCGTTTACCTGTTGGGCGCTTTCATCGCAGGTTTCTCCATGTGTCTGCTCAATACGGTCGTCAACCCCATGCTGAACAAGCTCGGCGGCGGCGGCAACAAGGGCAACCAGTTGATTCAGGCCGGCGGTTCGTTCAACTCGCTCTGCGGTACGGCCGTAATCATCCTGACGGGTCTGCTGATCCCGGAGGGCATCAAGAATGCGCAGATCAGCAACGTGTTCCCGCTGATGTACGCCGCACTGGCTATCTTCGCTTTCGCTTTCGTGGTAATCAGCCTGACGAAGATTCCGGAGACCAAGAAGGAGGTCGGTCTGAAGAGTGCCGAGACTTCGAAATACGGTCCGCTGTCGTTCCGTCACTTCATTCTGGGCGCCATCGCCATCTTCGTCTATGTGGGTATCGAGGTGGGTATTCCCAACGTACTGCAAAAATGGTTGCAGAATCCCGACCTGAACGTGCTGGGCGGCGGCGTGAATGCCGAGGCCGTTGCCGGATCGGTTGCCGCTACTTATTGGTTCCTGATGCTGGTCGGCCGTCTGCTGGGCGCCGCCATCGGCAGCAAGGTATCGGCCAAGAGCATGCTGACCGTCGTTTCCGGCGTGGGCCTGCTGCTTACGCTGGGAGCGATGTTCCTGCCCGCGGTGGCTGTCAACCTGCCCGTCTTCAACGGTTCCGAGGGCTTCGGACTGGTGAATGTTCCCGTTAACGCGGCCTTGCTGGTGCTTATCGGGCTTTGCACCTCGATCATGTGGGGCGGTATCTTCAACCTCGCCGTCGAAGGACTGGGCAAGTACACCGAGAAGGCTTCGGGTATCTTCATGGCGCTGGTTTGCGGCGGCGGTATCCTGCCCCTGCTCCAGAACGCGATCGTCGACGTCACCGACGGCGGTATGGGTTATCTGACCAGCTACTGGGTGATCGTGGTCGCTCTGGCTTACCTGCTCTACTACGCGCTCGTGGGTTCGAAGAACGTCAACAAGGACATTCCCGTAACGGAATAA
- a CDS encoding phage/plasmid replication domain-containing protein, which yields MFDSININLKSIDTYQLNFVETITRDLNVVVTETKSGTTTFKSCVDNLSVLVNANELRIGNGSLCKFLHGNNVVNFTRTDTRLAFEKLSDTLHISLNNATVSRMDIAYNFEVTYPPESYFYHLGDLPYYKRLEQMFCKGIEGLYYSSVSDRKQLVFYNKIKETTHRKDYVPPEYQNKNLLRYELRLKNHIKQIFKVNKVTVPMLYDVQFYNRIVDYWRSVYQNIVKVNEYEIDIAGCKGFRDLNKIGMLLLVEQQGGMIEFFKIFEQQHEIGNLNDRQLGEIKRQTKELMQNKSIGVVRSPLIEELNTLVEGV from the coding sequence ATGTTCGATAGCATCAATATAAATCTTAAATCGATTGATACCTACCAATTGAATTTCGTCGAAACAATAACCCGTGATCTGAATGTCGTTGTTACCGAAACAAAATCCGGAACAACGACATTCAAGTCTTGCGTGGATAATCTTTCTGTTCTGGTGAATGCGAATGAACTCAGAATCGGTAACGGCAGTCTCTGCAAGTTCCTTCACGGGAACAACGTGGTCAACTTTACGAGGACTGATACCCGACTTGCATTTGAAAAGTTGTCCGACACGTTGCATATCTCGTTGAACAATGCAACCGTTTCCCGGATGGATATTGCATACAACTTTGAGGTTACCTATCCTCCGGAATCCTATTTCTACCACTTGGGAGATCTCCCTTACTACAAACGACTGGAACAAATGTTCTGCAAGGGGATAGAGGGGTTGTACTACAGTTCGGTCTCTGATCGGAAACAGTTGGTATTCTATAACAAGATCAAAGAGACTACCCATCGCAAAGATTACGTTCCACCGGAATATCAAAACAAAAATTTATTGCGGTATGAACTTCGTTTGAAAAATCACATCAAACAAATTTTTAAAGTGAACAAAGTGACTGTTCCGATGTTGTATGATGTACAGTTCTATAATCGAATTGTCGATTATTGGAGATCGGTATATCAAAATATTGTCAAAGTCAACGAATACGAGATCGATATTGCCGGTTGCAAGGGTTTCAGGGATTTGAACAAAATCGGGATGTTATTGCTGGTCGAACAACAGGGAGGGATGATTGAATTCTTCAAAATCTTTGAACAACAACACGAAATTGGGAATTTGAACGATCGGCAACTGGGGGAGATTAAACGTCAAACCAAAGAATTGATGCAAAACAAATCGATAGGAGTCGTCCGTAGTCCTCTTATCGAGGAGTTGAATACACTCGTTGAGGGGGTGTAA
- a CDS encoding DUF4837 family protein, translated as MKTILRIALVAAVIATMTGCDAFNTLNKSKKSAQGKPYELIVVCPQTEWTGEVGDSLRAIFTAPVPYLNQVEPIFDVLRVTERGFTGMIADHRNILKVIVDPSLEQTSTAVQYDVTADPQIVLTLQGPDDKAVVEYLSQHRGELVHVLEQAERDRALKANETYNNPGVEAAIRKTFGVEMRIPKGYLLAAQKEDFIWARNEYPTASQGFFIYSYPYKGPESLSAAALTAARNKFAALIPGPSDGSYMITSDAFEPDYRMFRLEGRLWCELRGFWDVQGDFMGGPFVSYSTVDTATNRVFTLDCYVYAPDLNKPRKRNYMRGVEHLLYSVQFPKQAE; from the coding sequence ATGAAAACTATCCTCCGTATCGCATTGGTTGCCGCCGTCATCGCGACGATGACGGGCTGCGACGCCTTCAACACCCTGAACAAATCGAAAAAAAGCGCGCAGGGAAAACCCTACGAGCTGATCGTGGTATGCCCCCAGACGGAGTGGACGGGCGAAGTCGGGGATTCGCTGCGCGCGATATTCACCGCTCCGGTGCCCTACCTGAACCAAGTCGAGCCGATCTTCGACGTGCTGCGCGTCACCGAGCGCGGTTTCACGGGTATGATCGCCGACCACCGCAACATCCTCAAAGTAATCGTCGATCCTTCTCTGGAGCAGACTTCGACGGCCGTGCAATACGACGTCACCGCCGATCCGCAGATCGTGCTGACGCTTCAGGGCCCCGACGACAAGGCCGTGGTGGAGTATCTCTCGCAGCACCGCGGGGAACTCGTCCACGTCCTCGAGCAGGCCGAGCGCGACCGCGCCCTCAAAGCCAATGAAACCTACAACAACCCCGGCGTCGAGGCGGCCATCCGCAAGACGTTCGGCGTCGAAATGCGTATCCCGAAGGGATACCTGCTGGCCGCACAGAAGGAGGATTTCATCTGGGCCCGCAACGAATACCCCACCGCCAGCCAAGGATTTTTCATCTACTCCTACCCCTACAAAGGCCCGGAATCGCTCTCGGCCGCGGCTCTGACCGCCGCCCGCAACAAGTTTGCGGCGCTGATCCCGGGTCCGTCGGACGGCTCGTACATGATTACCTCGGACGCCTTCGAGCCCGACTACCGGATGTTCCGCCTCGAGGGGCGCCTGTGGTGCGAACTGCGCGGATTCTGGGACGTGCAGGGCGACTTCATGGGCGGTCCGTTCGTGAGCTACTCGACCGTGGATACGGCCACCAACCGTGTCTTCACGCTCGACTGTTACGTCTACGCCCCCGACCTGAACAAACCCCGCAAGCGCAACTACATGCGCGGCGTCGAGCATCTGCTCTACTCGGTGCAGTTCCCCAAGCAGGCGGAGTAG
- a CDS encoding helix-turn-helix domain-containing protein, whose product MGTEILKELQKIEQLLLISCKNVLTPDDVSLMYGLSKDYLYHLTSDRMIPFHKPNGKKIFFHKDEVEAWLLKNPQDTDAEIRQRAAMFDLKKYGSMR is encoded by the coding sequence ATGGGAACTGAAATTTTGAAAGAATTGCAGAAAATAGAGCAATTGTTGTTAATTAGCTGTAAAAATGTATTGACGCCCGATGACGTATCGTTGATGTACGGGTTGAGTAAAGACTACCTGTATCACCTGACCAGCGATCGAATGATTCCGTTTCATAAACCGAACGGCAAGAAAATCTTTTTTCACAAAGACGAAGTTGAAGCATGGCTGTTGAAAAATCCGCAGGACACCGACGCAGAGATTCGACAACGAGCTGCGATGTTCGATCTGAAAAAATACGGTAGTATGCGATGA
- a CDS encoding sensor histidine kinase, translating into MLIKILLVIAIVIQCVATGYALRLVRTTKYNSVWILFIVGFSLLSVERLVQLLITSGVEVIPRWWFAYLGIVISVCLSIGVMYAHKLFKYIDRLNRQRSMLNKRILTAVLRTEEKARSRFSKELHDGLGPLLSSARMSLTALSREEHNADQREIIDNTTYVIDEAIRSLREISNNLSPHVLNDFGLARGIQNFIDKSAAMHDVKIRFTTNLRSERYDTDIEVILYRVICELINNSLKHAACTAVNLSLSQNGPELTLDYTDNGRGFNPQAMMDCGMGLSNIASRINSLGGTFDISSAKGKGMRAAIHVNTQLAPAPAKHRKHRRR; encoded by the coding sequence ATGCTGATCAAAATCCTGCTCGTCATCGCCATCGTCATCCAGTGCGTCGCCACGGGTTACGCCCTGCGGCTGGTGCGCACCACCAAGTACAATTCGGTGTGGATTCTCTTCATCGTAGGTTTCTCGCTGCTCTCGGTCGAACGTCTCGTGCAGTTGCTCATCACCTCCGGGGTCGAGGTCATACCGCGCTGGTGGTTCGCCTATCTGGGTATCGTGATCTCGGTCTGCCTGTCGATCGGCGTGATGTACGCCCACAAGCTCTTCAAATACATCGACCGGCTCAACCGCCAGCGGTCGATGCTCAACAAGCGCATCCTCACGGCCGTGCTGCGCACCGAGGAGAAAGCCCGTTCGCGCTTCTCGAAGGAGCTCCACGACGGCCTCGGGCCGCTGCTTTCGTCGGCCCGGATGTCGCTCACGGCTCTCTCGCGGGAGGAGCATAACGCCGACCAGCGCGAGATCATCGACAACACGACCTATGTCATCGACGAGGCGATCCGTTCGCTGCGCGAGATTTCGAACAACCTTTCGCCGCATGTGCTCAACGATTTCGGACTGGCGCGCGGCATACAGAATTTTATCGACAAGAGCGCCGCGATGCACGACGTGAAGATTCGTTTCACGACCAACCTGCGCTCGGAACGCTACGACACCGATATCGAAGTCATCCTCTACCGGGTGATCTGCGAGCTGATCAACAACTCGCTCAAACACGCGGCTTGCACGGCCGTCAACCTCTCGCTGTCGCAGAACGGTCCCGAGCTGACGCTCGATTATACCGACAACGGCCGGGGATTCAATCCGCAGGCGATGATGGACTGCGGCATGGGACTTTCGAACATCGCCTCGCGCATCAATTCGCTGGGCGGGACCTTCGATATATCGTCGGCTAAGGGCAAGGGGATGCGTGCCGCCATCCACGTCAACACGCAGTTGGCCCCCGCGCCTGCCAAACACCGCAAACATCGCCGCCGGTAA
- the cls gene encoding cardiolipin synthase translates to MQQILTYTFLVLYTVTILSIVLVIITDNRNPLKTLPWIIVLVFAPVVGLLFYFFFGQNLSKRRIISRRTRRRITMQLEEARDAGHPGIPEEYRPLATLLYSTTHSVPLYGSCITPYTDGTSKMEALLAEIARAKHHIHIQYYIFCDDETGCRLRDALVEKVRQGVEVRILYDDVGCSGVKKSFFEGMRREGIEVFSFLHVKFPLFTSKVNYRNHRKIAVIDGRVGFIGGMNIADRYVRGTEWGSWRDTHFRVEGSGAAGLQVSFLSDWSATTKQHITGADYFPQSERHTDNILQIVPSGPFGQWRALLQADSYAVSNARRRIWIQTPYYLPSDVLNTALQVAALAGVDVRLMLPARSDSKIVDLASHSYLDDMMKAGVKILFYKPGFLHSKLLIIDDMLTVIGSANMDFRSFEHNFEINAFVYDPEFTARMDAVFRDDASHCHALTPGEWFNRPRPRRWAESLMRVFSPLL, encoded by the coding sequence ATGCAGCAAATACTGACATATACGTTCCTCGTTCTCTATACGGTCACGATCCTCAGCATCGTTCTGGTCATCATCACCGACAACCGGAACCCGCTGAAGACCCTGCCGTGGATCATCGTACTCGTGTTCGCACCCGTCGTAGGGCTGCTGTTCTACTTCTTCTTCGGGCAGAACCTCTCCAAACGGCGCATCATCTCGCGCCGCACGCGCAGGCGCATCACCATGCAGCTCGAGGAGGCCCGCGACGCCGGGCATCCCGGGATTCCCGAGGAGTACCGCCCACTGGCCACGCTCCTCTACAGCACGACCCACTCCGTACCGCTTTACGGCAGTTGCATCACCCCCTACACCGACGGCACGTCGAAAATGGAGGCCCTGCTGGCGGAGATCGCCCGGGCGAAGCACCACATTCACATTCAGTATTACATCTTCTGCGACGACGAAACGGGCTGCCGGCTGCGCGATGCGCTGGTGGAGAAGGTCCGGCAGGGGGTCGAGGTACGCATCCTCTACGACGACGTGGGGTGCAGCGGTGTGAAAAAATCCTTTTTCGAGGGGATGCGCCGCGAAGGGATCGAGGTCTTCTCGTTCCTGCACGTCAAATTCCCGCTCTTCACCAGCAAGGTCAACTACCGCAACCACCGCAAGATAGCCGTCATCGACGGCCGCGTGGGATTCATCGGCGGCATGAACATCGCCGACCGTTATGTCCGCGGCACGGAGTGGGGTTCGTGGCGCGACACCCATTTCCGGGTCGAGGGCAGCGGTGCGGCAGGACTTCAGGTGTCGTTCCTGAGCGACTGGTCGGCGACCACCAAACAGCACATAACGGGTGCGGATTACTTCCCCCAGTCGGAGCGCCATACGGACAACATCCTCCAAATCGTCCCCAGCGGTCCCTTCGGCCAATGGCGGGCGCTGCTGCAGGCCGACAGCTACGCCGTCTCGAACGCCCGGCGGCGAATCTGGATACAGACCCCCTACTACCTCCCCTCGGACGTGCTGAACACGGCCCTGCAGGTGGCGGCGCTGGCCGGAGTCGACGTGCGGCTGATGCTCCCGGCACGCTCCGATTCGAAGATCGTGGACCTTGCGTCGCACTCCTACCTCGACGACATGATGAAAGCCGGCGTGAAGATACTCTTCTACAAGCCCGGATTCCTGCACTCCAAACTGCTGATTATCGACGATATGCTGACGGTGATCGGCTCGGCGAACATGGATTTCCGCAGTTTCGAGCACAATTTCGAGATCAACGCCTTTGTCTACGACCCGGAATTCACGGCCCGCATGGACGCCGTGTTCCGCGACGACGCCTCGCACTGCCACGCCCTGACCCCCGGTGAATGGTTCAACCGTCCGCGGCCGCGCCGCTGGGCGGAATCGCTCATGCGGGTATTCTCCCCGCTGCTGTAA
- the surE gene encoding 5'/3'-nucleotidase SurE, whose translation MNERLILVTNDDGYDSKGLAAAVEVARGFGRVVVVAPETTQSGMSQAITMYNPLYLRRVREEEGLEIYAFSGTPVDCVKMAFDYLLRDERVDLVISGINHGSNSAVNVLYSGTMGAAIEGSFYSCPAVGLSLDDHRDDADFDAAVVYGKQIVGDILAAEIELPLCLNVNVPVGRPETIKGIRLCRQNRGFWREEFYRHEDPRGREYFWLTGEFVNGEPEAEDTDEWALANSYVAVVPVQTDLTDYRQLKNLGNVLK comes from the coding sequence ATGAACGAAAGACTGATACTTGTCACCAACGACGACGGCTATGATTCCAAAGGCCTGGCCGCTGCCGTCGAGGTGGCCCGGGGCTTCGGCCGTGTGGTTGTCGTGGCCCCCGAGACGACGCAGAGCGGCATGAGTCAGGCCATCACGATGTACAATCCCCTCTACCTGCGGCGCGTCCGCGAGGAGGAGGGGCTCGAAATTTACGCCTTTTCGGGAACGCCGGTCGACTGCGTGAAAATGGCCTTCGACTACCTGCTGCGCGACGAACGTGTCGATCTGGTGATCTCGGGCATCAACCACGGCTCCAATTCGGCCGTCAATGTGCTCTACTCCGGGACGATGGGCGCCGCCATCGAGGGCAGCTTTTACAGTTGTCCGGCCGTCGGGCTGTCGCTCGACGACCACCGTGACGATGCCGATTTCGACGCGGCGGTCGTCTACGGCAAACAGATCGTCGGCGACATCCTCGCCGCGGAGATCGAACTGCCGCTGTGCCTGAACGTCAATGTCCCGGTCGGACGCCCCGAGACGATAAAGGGAATACGGCTCTGCCGCCAGAACCGCGGTTTCTGGCGCGAGGAGTTCTACCGCCACGAAGACCCCCGGGGCCGCGAGTATTTCTGGCTCACGGGCGAGTTCGTCAACGGCGAACCCGAGGCTGAGGATACCGATGAATGGGCCTTGGCGAACAGCTATGTGGCGGTGGTCCCCGTGCAGACGGACCTGACCGATTACCGGCAGTTGAAAAATCTTGGCAATGTGCTGAAATAG
- the rplS gene encoding 50S ribosomal protein L19 — MNKDAIIKLVNEQMWPKTDADVPSFKAGDTITVSYKIVEGNKERIQSFRGVVIQIKGSGKTKMFTIRKISGGVGVERIFPLYSPHIEKIEVNKVGVVRRARIYYLRDLTGKKARIKEKRMTRTEKK; from the coding sequence ATGAACAAAGACGCAATCATCAAGCTCGTCAACGAGCAGATGTGGCCGAAGACGGACGCCGACGTACCGTCGTTCAAGGCCGGTGACACGATCACCGTCTCCTACAAGATCGTCGAGGGTAACAAGGAGCGTATCCAGAGTTTCCGCGGCGTAGTGATCCAGATCAAGGGTTCGGGCAAGACCAAGATGTTCACCATCCGCAAGATTTCGGGCGGCGTGGGTGTCGAGCGTATCTTCCCCCTCTACTCGCCTCACATCGAGAAGATCGAGGTCAACAAGGTCGGTGTCGTACGCCGCGCACGCATCTACTACCTGCGCGACCTGACCGGCAAGAAGGCCCGCATCAAGGAGAAGCGTATGACCCGCACGGAGAAGAAATAA
- a CDS encoding response regulator translates to MERRIILVDDHSLFRNGLRGLLERCADCRVVGEAASGEEFLAMLDDVQADIVFMDFSMPGLDGAQTTERALARRPDLKIITLSMFGEESYYSRMVEAGARGFLLKDSDIGDVIDAIGTVMDGGSYFSPQLLSSLTGRMRTREDAADEQLSSREREILVAVCRGLSNQEIADELFISKRTVDKHRANILEKTGCKNTASLVVYAIRNGIVDI, encoded by the coding sequence ATGGAGCGCCGGATTATACTTGTAGACGACCATTCGCTCTTCCGCAACGGACTGCGGGGGCTGCTCGAGCGCTGTGCGGATTGCCGCGTGGTGGGCGAGGCGGCCAGCGGCGAGGAGTTTCTGGCCATGCTCGACGACGTGCAGGCGGATATTGTCTTCATGGATTTCTCCATGCCGGGGCTCGACGGCGCACAGACGACCGAACGGGCGTTGGCGCGGCGTCCGGACCTGAAAATCATCACCCTTTCGATGTTCGGTGAGGAGAGTTACTATTCGCGGATGGTCGAAGCCGGGGCCCGGGGCTTCCTGCTGAAGGATTCCGATATCGGCGACGTGATCGACGCCATCGGGACGGTGATGGACGGCGGCAGCTACTTTTCGCCGCAACTGCTCTCGTCGCTTACGGGGCGCATGCGCACGCGCGAGGACGCCGCCGACGAACAGCTCTCGTCGCGCGAACGCGAAATTCTGGTGGCGGTCTGCCGGGGGCTGTCGAATCAGGAGATCGCCGACGAACTCTTCATTTCGAAGCGCACGGTGGACAAGCACCGCGCCAACATCCTCGAAAAGACCGGCTGCAAGAACACCGCCTCGCTGGTGGTCTATGCCATTCGCAACGGCATCGTCGACATTTAG